A genome region from Nycticebus coucang isolate mNycCou1 chromosome 4, mNycCou1.pri, whole genome shotgun sequence includes the following:
- the CUX2 gene encoding homeobox protein cut-like 2 isoform X6 codes for MVAPVLKSFQAEVVALSKRSQEAEAAFLNVYKQLIEAPDPVPVFEAARSLDDRLQPPSFNPSGQPRRDLHASWKRNPELLGPKEQREAASPTGPTLTEGSRLPGIPGKALLTETLLQRNETEKQKGLQEVQITLAARLGEAEEKIKVLHSALKATQAELLELRRKYDEEAASKADEVGLIMTNLEKANQRAEAAQREVESLREQLASVNSSIRLACCSPQGPSGDKVNFTLCSGPRLEAALASKDREILRLLKDVQHLQNSLQELEETSANQIADLERQLTAKSEAIEKLEEKLQAQSDYEEIKTELSILKAMKLASSTCTLPQLCTLSPQCLAKPDDSLLMAKEAFFPAQKFLLEKTGLLASPEEDPSEDDSIKDSLGTEQSYPSPQQLPPPPGPEDPLSPSPGQPLLGPGLGPDGPRTFSLSPFPGLAPGERPMMPPTTFKGETGGLLPFPPAFYGAKHPTAPATPAPGPEPPGGPEPADSGGGSMAGTGAEEEQLDTAEIAFQVKEQLLKHNIGQRVFGHYVLGLSQGSVSEILARPKPWRKLTVKGKEPFIKMKQFLSDEQNVLALRTIQVRQRGSITPRIRTPETGSDDAIKSILEQAKKEIESQKGGEPKNLTAPLSITNGTASASTSEDAIKNILEQARREMQAQQQALLEMEAGPRGRSVPPSPPERPSVAGVSQNGAPAYVKQEDSSSGVGAAAQTPLTVLSPAAFVQSIIRKVKSEIGDAGYFDQHWASDRGLLSRPYNSVSPSLSSSSSSYSGQPNGRAWPRGDEAQATTEDEAAGCEEESPRGGEPKAEGSIPEAGSGRLAYYPAYVPRTLKPTVPPLTPEQYELYMYREVDTLELTRQVKEKLAKNGICQRIFGEKVLGLSQGSVSDMLSRPKPWSKLTQKGREPFIRMQLWLSDQLGQAVGQAVGQQPRTTQASPMEPRSSPSPPPSPTEPEKSSQEPLSLSLESSKENQQPEGRSSSSLGGKMFSGSQTTGGIQEIVAMSPELDTYSITKRVKEVLTDNNLGQRLFGESILGLTQGSVSDLLSRPKPWHKLSLKGREPFVRMQLWLNDPHNVEKLRDMKKLEKKAYLKRRYGLISTGSDSESPATRSECPSPCLQPQDLSLLQIKKPRVVLAPEEKEALRKAYQLEPYPSQQTIELLSFQLNLKTNTVINWFHNYRSRMRREMLVEGTQDEPDLDPSGGPGILPPGLSHPDPTPQSPDSEAEDQKPTVKELELQEGSEESSTPLTTQDKDPVRIKQEQTEEITEEEASSQPQDLGEPDEGQGPPKEEHPDPSSDDGLLKVAPGPLLPGGTIPDCPLPHPPQESKARERLYLDPLSFKSASESSRCSLEVSLNSPSAASSPGLMMSVSPVPSSSAPISPSPPGAPPAKVPSASPTADTAGALHPSTKVNPNLQRRHEKMANLNSIIYRLERAANREEALEWEF; via the exons ACCCCGTGCCTGTGTTTGAAGCGGCACGCAGCCTAGACGACAGACTGCAGCCCCCTAGCTTCAACCCCAGCGGGCAGCCCCGGAGAGACCTCCACGCTTCGTGGAAGAGGAACCCGGAGCTCCTCGGTCCCAAAG agcagagagaggcgGCATCTCCTACTGGGCCCACGCTGACTGAGGGGAGCCGCCTCCCAGGCATTCCCGGGAAAGCCCTCCTGACAGAAACCTTGCTGCAGAGAAATGAGACAGAGAAACAAAa GGGCCTTCAAGAAGTACAAATCACTTTGGCGGCCAGattgggggaggcagaggagaaaaTCAAAGTCCTACATTCAG CGCTGAAGGCCACACAGGCAGAGCTGCTGGAGCTGCGGCGGAAATACGACGAGGAGGCAGCATCCAA GGCAGATGAAGTCGGCCTGATCATGACCAACCTGGAGAAAGCTAATCAG CGAGCTGAGGCTGCCCAGAGGGAGGTGGAAAGTCTGCGGGAACAGCTGGCCTCTGTCAACAGCTCCATCCGCCTGGCTTGCTGCTCTCCCCAGGGGCCCAGTGGA GATAAGGTGAACTTCACGCTGTGTTCAGGGCCCCGGCTGGAGGCTGCCCTAGCCTCCAAGGACAGGGAGATCCTACGGCTGCTGAAGGATGTACAACACCTCCAGAACTCTCTGCAGGAGCTGGAGGAGACCTCTGCCAACCAGATCGCAGACCTGGAGCGGCAGCTCACAGCCAAGTCTGAGGCCATAGAG aagctggaagagaAGCTCCAGGCACAATCTGACTATGAAGAGATTAAAACAGAACTGAG CATCCTGAAGGCCATGAAGCTGGCGTCCAGCACCTGCACCCTCCCCCAG CTTTGCACCTTGTCTCCCCAGTGCTTGGCCAAGCCTGACGACTCACTGCTCATGGCAAAGGAGGCCTTCTTCCCTGCACAGAAGTTCCTCCTGGAGAAGACGGGTCTTCTGGCCAGCCCTG AGGAAGATCCTTCAGAGGACGATTCCATCAAGGActcgctgggcacagagcagTCCTACCCCTCCCCGCAGCAGCTCCCACCTCCCCCAGGGCCTGAGGACCCCCTGtcccccagccctgggcagccCCTTCTGGGCCCAGGCCTGGGGCCTGATGGCCCACGGACATTCTCACTGTCCCCCTTCCCTGGCCTGGCCCCAGGGGAGAGACCAATGATGCCCCCGACCACCTTTAAGGGAGAGACAGGTGGCCTGCTGCCATTCCCTCCCGCCTTCTATGGCGCCAAACACCCCACAGCCCCAGccaccccagcccctggcccTGAGCCACCTGGGGGCCCTGAACCTGCAGATAGTGGTGGTGGCAGCATGGCCGGGACCGGGGCAGAGGAAGAACAGCTGGACACGGCGGAGATCGCCTTTCAGGTGAAGGAACAGCTGCTCAAGCACAACATTGGGCAGCGAGTGTTTGGCCACTATGTGCTAGGGCTGTCGCAGGGCTCAGTCAGTGAGATCCTGGCCCGGCCCAAGCCCTGGCGCAAGCTCACAGTGAAGGGCAAAGAGCCCTTCATCAAGATGAAGCAGTTCCTGTCAGATGAGCAGAACGTGCTGGCCCTGAGGACCATCCAGGTGCGGCAGCGAG GCAGCATCACCCCAAGAATCCGCACGCCAGAGACAGGTTCAGACGATGCCATCAAGAGCATCCTAGAGCAAGCCAAGAAGGAGATCGAGTCACAGAAAGGAG gtgagcccaagaacttgacgGCCCCATTGAGCATCACGAACGGGACAGCCTCTGCCAGCACCTCAGAAGATGCCATCAAGAACATTCTGGAGCAGGCGCGCCGCGAGATGCAAGCACAGCAGCAAGCTCTGCTGGAGATGGAGGCGGGTCCCCGGGGCCGCTCGGTGCCTCCCTCACCCCCAGAGAGGCCCTCAGTGGCAGGCGTGAGCCAGAACGGGGCCCCAGCCTATGTCAAACAGGAGGACAGTAGCAGCGGAGTAGGGGCTGCAGCACAGACACCCCTTACGGTCCTGTCTCCGGCCGCCTTTGTGCAGAGCATCATCCGCAAGGTGAAGTCCGAGATTGGTGACGCCGGCTACTTTGACCAACACTGGGCATCAGACCGCGGCCTGCTCAGTCGCCCCTACAACTCAGTGTCACCCTCTCTGTCCTCGTCCTCCTCCAGCTACTCCGGCCAGCCCAACGGGCGGGCTTGGCCCCGTGGGGACGAGGCTCAAGCAACCACTGAAGATGAGGCAGCAGGGTGCGAGGAGGAGTCCCCAAGGGGGGGTGAACCCAAGGCTGAGGGCAGCATCCCGGAGGCAGGCAGCGGGCGGCTGGCCTACTACCCAGCCTATGTGCCGCGCACCCTGAAGCCCACCGTGCCACCCCTGACCCCGGAGCAGTACGAGCTGTACATGTACCGTGAGGTGGACACTCTGGAGCTGACCCGCCAAGTCAAGGAGAAGCTAGCCAAGAATGGCATCTGCCAGCGGATCTTTGGGGAGAAG GTGTTGGGCCTGTCACAGGGCAGCGTGAGCGACATGCTGTCCCGGCCAAAGCCATGGAGCAAGCTGACGCAGAAGGGGCGCGAGCCCTTCATCCGCATGCAGTTGTGGCTGTCGGACCAGCTGGGGCAGGCGGTGGGCCAGGCAGTGGGGCAGCAGCCCCGCACCACCCAGG CCAGCCCTATGGAACCGAGATCCTCGCCATCTCCACCCCCCAGCCCCACAGAGCCGGAGAAGAGCTCCCAGGAGCCCTTGAGCCTATCCCTGGAAAGCAGCAAGGAGAACCAGCAGCCAGAGGGCCGTTCCAGTTCCTCACTAGGCGGGAAGATGTTCTCAGGCAGCCAGACTACAGGGGGCATCCAGGAGATTGTGGCCATGTCCCCTGAGCTGGACACGTACTCTATCACCAAGAGGGTCAAGGAGGTCCTCACAGACAACAACCTAG GTCAGCGGCTGTTTGGGGAGAGCATCCTAGGCCTGACACAGGGCTCTGTGTCTGACCTGCTGTCCCGTCCTAAACCCTGGCACAAGCTGAGCCTGAAGGGGCGGGAGCCCTTTGTCCGAATGCAGCTGTGGCTCAATGACCCCCATAATGTAGAAAAGCTGAGGGACATGAAGAAGCTGGAGAAGAAAG CCTACCTGAAACGCCGCTATGGCCTCATCAGCACCGGCTCGGACAGTGAGTCCCCAGCCACCCGTTCCGAGTGCCCTAGCCCCTGTCTGCAGCCACAAGACCTGAGCCTCCTGCAAATCAAGAAGCCACGGGTGGTGCTGGCGCCTGAGGAGAAGGAGGCACTGAGGAAGGCCTACCAGCTGGAACCCTACCCCTCCCAGCAGACCATCGAGCTCTTATCCTTCCAGCTTAACCTCAAGACCAACACCGTCATCAATTGGTTCCACAACTACAG GTCCCGGATGCGCCGGGAGATGTTGGTGGAGGGGACCCAGGATGAGCCAGACCTCGACCCAAGTGGGGGTCCTGGCATCCTACCACCAGGACTCTCCCACCCAGACCCCACCCCACAGAGCCCTGACTCTGAGGCTGAGGACCAGAAGCCTACTGTGAAGGAACTAGAGCTTCAGGAGGGCTCTGAGGAGAGCAGCACACCCCTGACCACCCAGGACAAGGACCCTGTGAGGATCAAGCAGGAACAGACCGAGGAGATCACCGAGGAGGAGGCAAGCAGCCAGCCCCAGGACTTAGGGGAGCCTGACGAAGGCCAAGGTCCCCCGAAAGAGGAACATCCAGACCCCAGTAGTGATGATGGACTCCTAAAAGTGGCCCCAGGGCCCCTCCTTCCAGGTGGAACCATCCCAGACTGCCCCTTACCACATCCCCCCCAGGAGAGTAAGGCCAGAGAACGGCTTTACCTGGACCCTCTAAGTTTTAAGTCAGCCTCAGAGTCTTCACGCTGCAGCCTGGAGGTGTCACTGAACTCACCTTCAGCCGCCTCTTCACCAGGTCTCATGATGTCTGTGTCACCTGTGCCCTCCTCCTCAGCCCCcatctccccatccccacctGGCGCCCCCCCTGCCAAAGTGCCGAGTGCTAGCCCCACTGCTGATACAGCTGGGGCCTTGCACCCCAGCACTAAGGTGAACCCCAACTTGCAGCGGCGACATGAGAAGATGGCAAATCTGAACAGCATCATCTACCGACTAGAGAGGGCTGCCAATCGGGAGGAGGCGCTGGAGTGGGAGTTCTGA
- the CUX2 gene encoding homeobox protein cut-like 2 isoform X4: MAANVGSMFQYWKRFDLRRLQKELNSVASELSARQEESEHSHKHLIELRREFKKNVPEEIREMVAPVLKSFQAEVVALSKRSQEAEAAFLNVYKQLIEAPDPVPVFEAARSLDDRLQPPSFNPSGQPRRDLHASWKRNPELLGPKEQREAASPTGPTLTEGSRLPGIPGKALLTETLLQRNETEKQKGLQEVQITLAARLGEAEEKIKVLHSALKATQAELLELRRKYDEEAASKADEVGLIMTNLEKANQRAEAAQREVESLREQLASVNSSIRLACCSPQGPSGDKVNFTLCSGPRLEAALASKDREILRLLKDVQHLQNSLQELEETSANQIADLERQLTAKSEAIEKLEEKLQAQSDYEEIKTELSILKAMKLASSTCTLPQLCTLSPQCLAKPDDSLLMAKEAFFPAQKFLLEKTGLLASPEEDPSEDDSIKDSLGTEQSYPSPQQLPPPPGPEDPLSPSPGQPLLGPGLGPDGPRTFSLSPFPGLAPGERPMMPPTTFKGETGGLLPFPPAFYGAKHPTAPATPAPGPEPPGGPEPADSGGGSMAGTGAEEEQLDTAEIAFQVKEQLLKHNIGQRVFGHYVLGLSQGSVSEILARPKPWRKLTVKGKEPFIKMKQFLSDEQNVLALRTIQVRQRGSITPRIRTPETGSDDAIKSILEQAKKEIESQKGGEPKNLTAPLSITNGTASASTSEDAIKNILEQARREMQAQQQALLEMEAGPRGRSVPPSPPERPSVAGVSQNGAPAYVKQEDSSSGVGAAAQTPLTVLSPAAFVQSIIRKVKSEIGDAGYFDQHWASDRGLLSRPYNSVSPSLSSSSSSYSGQPNGRAWPRGDEAQATTEDEAAGCEEESPRGGEPKAEGSIPEAGSGRLAYYPAYVPRTLKPTVPPLTPEQYELYMYREVDTLELTRQVKEKLAKNGICQRIFGEKVLGLSQGSVSDMLSRPKPWSKLTQKGREPFIRMQLWLSDQLGQAVGQAVGQQPRTTQASPMEPRSSPSPPPSPTEPEKSSQEPLSLSLESSKENQQPEGRSSSSLGGKMFSGSQTTGGIQEIVAMSPELDTYSITKRVKEVLTDNNLGQRLFGESILGLTQGSVSDLLSRPKPWHKLSLKGREPFVRMQLWLNDPHNVEKLRDMKKLEKKAYLKRRYGLISTGSDSESPATRSECPSPCLQPQDLSLLQIKKPRVVLAPEEKEALRKAYQLEPYPSQQTIELLSFQLNLKTNTVINWFHNYRSRMRREMLVEGTQDEPDLDPSGGPGILPPGLSHPDPTPQSPDSEAEDQKPTVKELELQEGSEESSTPLTTQDKDPVRIKQEQTEEITEEEASSQPQDLGEPDEGQGPPKEEHPDPSSDDGLLKVAPGPLLPGGTIPDCPLPHPPQESKARERLYLDPLSFKSASESSRCSLEVSLNSPSAASSPGLMMSVSPVPSSSAPISPSPPGAPPAKVPSASPTADTAGALHPSTKVNPNLQRRHEKMANLNSIIYRLERAANREEALEWEF; encoded by the exons ACCCCGTGCCTGTGTTTGAAGCGGCACGCAGCCTAGACGACAGACTGCAGCCCCCTAGCTTCAACCCCAGCGGGCAGCCCCGGAGAGACCTCCACGCTTCGTGGAAGAGGAACCCGGAGCTCCTCGGTCCCAAAG agcagagagaggcgGCATCTCCTACTGGGCCCACGCTGACTGAGGGGAGCCGCCTCCCAGGCATTCCCGGGAAAGCCCTCCTGACAGAAACCTTGCTGCAGAGAAATGAGACAGAGAAACAAAa GGGCCTTCAAGAAGTACAAATCACTTTGGCGGCCAGattgggggaggcagaggagaaaaTCAAAGTCCTACATTCAG CGCTGAAGGCCACACAGGCAGAGCTGCTGGAGCTGCGGCGGAAATACGACGAGGAGGCAGCATCCAA GGCAGATGAAGTCGGCCTGATCATGACCAACCTGGAGAAAGCTAATCAG CGAGCTGAGGCTGCCCAGAGGGAGGTGGAAAGTCTGCGGGAACAGCTGGCCTCTGTCAACAGCTCCATCCGCCTGGCTTGCTGCTCTCCCCAGGGGCCCAGTGGA GATAAGGTGAACTTCACGCTGTGTTCAGGGCCCCGGCTGGAGGCTGCCCTAGCCTCCAAGGACAGGGAGATCCTACGGCTGCTGAAGGATGTACAACACCTCCAGAACTCTCTGCAGGAGCTGGAGGAGACCTCTGCCAACCAGATCGCAGACCTGGAGCGGCAGCTCACAGCCAAGTCTGAGGCCATAGAG aagctggaagagaAGCTCCAGGCACAATCTGACTATGAAGAGATTAAAACAGAACTGAG CATCCTGAAGGCCATGAAGCTGGCGTCCAGCACCTGCACCCTCCCCCAG CTTTGCACCTTGTCTCCCCAGTGCTTGGCCAAGCCTGACGACTCACTGCTCATGGCAAAGGAGGCCTTCTTCCCTGCACAGAAGTTCCTCCTGGAGAAGACGGGTCTTCTGGCCAGCCCTG AGGAAGATCCTTCAGAGGACGATTCCATCAAGGActcgctgggcacagagcagTCCTACCCCTCCCCGCAGCAGCTCCCACCTCCCCCAGGGCCTGAGGACCCCCTGtcccccagccctgggcagccCCTTCTGGGCCCAGGCCTGGGGCCTGATGGCCCACGGACATTCTCACTGTCCCCCTTCCCTGGCCTGGCCCCAGGGGAGAGACCAATGATGCCCCCGACCACCTTTAAGGGAGAGACAGGTGGCCTGCTGCCATTCCCTCCCGCCTTCTATGGCGCCAAACACCCCACAGCCCCAGccaccccagcccctggcccTGAGCCACCTGGGGGCCCTGAACCTGCAGATAGTGGTGGTGGCAGCATGGCCGGGACCGGGGCAGAGGAAGAACAGCTGGACACGGCGGAGATCGCCTTTCAGGTGAAGGAACAGCTGCTCAAGCACAACATTGGGCAGCGAGTGTTTGGCCACTATGTGCTAGGGCTGTCGCAGGGCTCAGTCAGTGAGATCCTGGCCCGGCCCAAGCCCTGGCGCAAGCTCACAGTGAAGGGCAAAGAGCCCTTCATCAAGATGAAGCAGTTCCTGTCAGATGAGCAGAACGTGCTGGCCCTGAGGACCATCCAGGTGCGGCAGCGAG GCAGCATCACCCCAAGAATCCGCACGCCAGAGACAGGTTCAGACGATGCCATCAAGAGCATCCTAGAGCAAGCCAAGAAGGAGATCGAGTCACAGAAAGGAG gtgagcccaagaacttgacgGCCCCATTGAGCATCACGAACGGGACAGCCTCTGCCAGCACCTCAGAAGATGCCATCAAGAACATTCTGGAGCAGGCGCGCCGCGAGATGCAAGCACAGCAGCAAGCTCTGCTGGAGATGGAGGCGGGTCCCCGGGGCCGCTCGGTGCCTCCCTCACCCCCAGAGAGGCCCTCAGTGGCAGGCGTGAGCCAGAACGGGGCCCCAGCCTATGTCAAACAGGAGGACAGTAGCAGCGGAGTAGGGGCTGCAGCACAGACACCCCTTACGGTCCTGTCTCCGGCCGCCTTTGTGCAGAGCATCATCCGCAAGGTGAAGTCCGAGATTGGTGACGCCGGCTACTTTGACCAACACTGGGCATCAGACCGCGGCCTGCTCAGTCGCCCCTACAACTCAGTGTCACCCTCTCTGTCCTCGTCCTCCTCCAGCTACTCCGGCCAGCCCAACGGGCGGGCTTGGCCCCGTGGGGACGAGGCTCAAGCAACCACTGAAGATGAGGCAGCAGGGTGCGAGGAGGAGTCCCCAAGGGGGGGTGAACCCAAGGCTGAGGGCAGCATCCCGGAGGCAGGCAGCGGGCGGCTGGCCTACTACCCAGCCTATGTGCCGCGCACCCTGAAGCCCACCGTGCCACCCCTGACCCCGGAGCAGTACGAGCTGTACATGTACCGTGAGGTGGACACTCTGGAGCTGACCCGCCAAGTCAAGGAGAAGCTAGCCAAGAATGGCATCTGCCAGCGGATCTTTGGGGAGAAG GTGTTGGGCCTGTCACAGGGCAGCGTGAGCGACATGCTGTCCCGGCCAAAGCCATGGAGCAAGCTGACGCAGAAGGGGCGCGAGCCCTTCATCCGCATGCAGTTGTGGCTGTCGGACCAGCTGGGGCAGGCGGTGGGCCAGGCAGTGGGGCAGCAGCCCCGCACCACCCAGG CCAGCCCTATGGAACCGAGATCCTCGCCATCTCCACCCCCCAGCCCCACAGAGCCGGAGAAGAGCTCCCAGGAGCCCTTGAGCCTATCCCTGGAAAGCAGCAAGGAGAACCAGCAGCCAGAGGGCCGTTCCAGTTCCTCACTAGGCGGGAAGATGTTCTCAGGCAGCCAGACTACAGGGGGCATCCAGGAGATTGTGGCCATGTCCCCTGAGCTGGACACGTACTCTATCACCAAGAGGGTCAAGGAGGTCCTCACAGACAACAACCTAG GTCAGCGGCTGTTTGGGGAGAGCATCCTAGGCCTGACACAGGGCTCTGTGTCTGACCTGCTGTCCCGTCCTAAACCCTGGCACAAGCTGAGCCTGAAGGGGCGGGAGCCCTTTGTCCGAATGCAGCTGTGGCTCAATGACCCCCATAATGTAGAAAAGCTGAGGGACATGAAGAAGCTGGAGAAGAAAG CCTACCTGAAACGCCGCTATGGCCTCATCAGCACCGGCTCGGACAGTGAGTCCCCAGCCACCCGTTCCGAGTGCCCTAGCCCCTGTCTGCAGCCACAAGACCTGAGCCTCCTGCAAATCAAGAAGCCACGGGTGGTGCTGGCGCCTGAGGAGAAGGAGGCACTGAGGAAGGCCTACCAGCTGGAACCCTACCCCTCCCAGCAGACCATCGAGCTCTTATCCTTCCAGCTTAACCTCAAGACCAACACCGTCATCAATTGGTTCCACAACTACAG GTCCCGGATGCGCCGGGAGATGTTGGTGGAGGGGACCCAGGATGAGCCAGACCTCGACCCAAGTGGGGGTCCTGGCATCCTACCACCAGGACTCTCCCACCCAGACCCCACCCCACAGAGCCCTGACTCTGAGGCTGAGGACCAGAAGCCTACTGTGAAGGAACTAGAGCTTCAGGAGGGCTCTGAGGAGAGCAGCACACCCCTGACCACCCAGGACAAGGACCCTGTGAGGATCAAGCAGGAACAGACCGAGGAGATCACCGAGGAGGAGGCAAGCAGCCAGCCCCAGGACTTAGGGGAGCCTGACGAAGGCCAAGGTCCCCCGAAAGAGGAACATCCAGACCCCAGTAGTGATGATGGACTCCTAAAAGTGGCCCCAGGGCCCCTCCTTCCAGGTGGAACCATCCCAGACTGCCCCTTACCACATCCCCCCCAGGAGAGTAAGGCCAGAGAACGGCTTTACCTGGACCCTCTAAGTTTTAAGTCAGCCTCAGAGTCTTCACGCTGCAGCCTGGAGGTGTCACTGAACTCACCTTCAGCCGCCTCTTCACCAGGTCTCATGATGTCTGTGTCACCTGTGCCCTCCTCCTCAGCCCCcatctccccatccccacctGGCGCCCCCCCTGCCAAAGTGCCGAGTGCTAGCCCCACTGCTGATACAGCTGGGGCCTTGCACCCCAGCACTAAGGTGAACCCCAACTTGCAGCGGCGACATGAGAAGATGGCAAATCTGAACAGCATCATCTACCGACTAGAGAGGGCTGCCAATCGGGAGGAGGCGCTGGAGTGGGAGTTCTGA